From Luteolibacter arcticus, one genomic window encodes:
- a CDS encoding NAD(P)H-binding protein, with protein sequence MKALIIGATGATGKDLVRILLEDPSYTEVVAFVRRSSGLVHPLYSEVVTDFEKLEEVSDFIRGDVWFTCLGTTLKAAGSKEKQWHIDHDIPAKFAELAKRNGVRRAVVLSAYGASTTSKVFYSKMKGSLDEHIANLSFDQCLIFRPGFLLRKDSDRPSERMMAQALKVVNGLGLFRKFRPMPTSTLAEKLAKAPKAFPDGKHVIELDEIFRV encoded by the coding sequence ATGAAAGCGTTGATCATCGGTGCCACCGGAGCCACGGGCAAAGATCTCGTGAGGATTCTGTTAGAGGATCCGAGCTACACGGAGGTGGTGGCGTTTGTGCGTCGCTCAAGCGGATTGGTACACCCCTTGTATTCCGAAGTCGTCACTGACTTCGAGAAGCTCGAGGAGGTCTCGGATTTCATCCGCGGGGACGTCTGGTTTACATGCCTTGGCACAACGCTGAAGGCGGCTGGCTCGAAGGAAAAACAGTGGCACATCGACCATGACATCCCCGCGAAATTCGCCGAACTCGCGAAGCGAAATGGAGTCCGCCGGGCAGTGGTGTTGTCTGCCTATGGCGCATCCACCACGAGCAAGGTCTTTTACTCCAAGATGAAGGGCTCGCTTGATGAGCACATCGCCAACCTGAGCTTCGACCAATGCCTGATTTTCAGGCCGGGCTTTCTGCTTCGGAAGGATAGTGATCGGCCCAGCGAGAGAATGATGGCCCAGGCCTTGAAGGTTGTGAATGGTCTCGGCTTGTTCCGGAAATTCCGGCCAATGCCGACCTCAACCCTTGCCGAGAAGCTGGCCAAAGCGCCCAAGGCATTCCCAGACGGAAAGCACGTGATCGAACTGGATGAGATCTTCAGGGTCTAG
- a CDS encoding NADH:flavin oxidoreductase/NADH oxidase, producing MTPKLFTPLPLKGITLRNRIAVSPMCQYQALDGLPTDWHPTHYESLARGGAGLVVVEATGVSPEGRITPACLGLWSDEHAAALKPIVEGIRSGGAIAGIQIGHAGRKASANLPWEGDDHIPAGDPRSWETIAPSAVAYGEGLPRVPREMTKADIARVREDFVSAAKRARDTGFEFLLLHFAHGYLAQNFLSPWSNHRTDEYGGSAENRARFMLETLEAVRSVWPDHLPLAARLGVIEFDERNEETLAESIALAKRFAELGLDFLDVSMSFSTPTAKIPWGPGQLREISKRFLNETGLPGSTSWNINTPALAEEMLQEGAADLVMLGRPLLANPHWPLAAARELGLPNPSSVLPPSYAHWLSRYHFA from the coding sequence ATGACGCCCAAACTCTTCACTCCGCTTCCCCTCAAGGGCATCACCCTGCGCAACCGCATCGCCGTCTCGCCGATGTGCCAATATCAGGCGCTCGATGGCCTTCCCACCGATTGGCACCCCACCCACTACGAGTCGCTCGCCCGTGGCGGTGCCGGACTGGTAGTGGTCGAGGCCACAGGAGTCAGCCCCGAAGGACGCATCACCCCGGCGTGCCTCGGCCTCTGGAGCGACGAGCACGCGGCGGCCTTGAAGCCGATCGTGGAAGGCATCCGCTCCGGCGGCGCAATCGCCGGCATCCAGATCGGCCACGCCGGCCGCAAGGCCTCGGCCAATCTGCCGTGGGAGGGCGACGACCACATTCCGGCGGGCGATCCCCGCAGTTGGGAAACCATTGCACCCAGTGCGGTGGCCTACGGCGAGGGCCTTCCACGCGTTCCGCGGGAGATGACGAAGGCGGACATCGCCCGGGTGAGGGAAGACTTTGTCTCCGCTGCAAAACGGGCGCGCGACACTGGCTTCGAGTTCCTCCTGCTGCACTTCGCCCACGGCTATCTGGCGCAGAATTTTCTCTCGCCATGGTCGAACCACCGCACCGACGAATACGGCGGCAGCGCCGAAAACCGGGCGCGCTTCATGCTGGAAACGCTCGAAGCCGTGCGCTCGGTCTGGCCCGATCACCTGCCACTGGCCGCGCGCCTCGGCGTGATCGAGTTCGACGAGCGCAACGAGGAGACCCTCGCGGAATCGATCGCCCTGGCCAAACGCTTTGCAGAACTCGGCCTGGACTTCCTCGACGTCAGCATGAGCTTCTCGACCCCCACCGCGAAGATCCCGTGGGGTCCGGGGCAGCTCCGGGAAATCTCCAAACGCTTCCTGAATGAAACCGGCCTGCCTGGCTCCACCTCCTGGAACATCAACACCCCGGCACTCGCCGAGGAAATGCTTCAGGAAGGAGCCGCCGACCTCGTGATGCTCGGCCGACCGCTGCTGGCCAATCCGCACTGGCCCTTGGCGGCTGCCCGCGAGCTGGGTCTCCCCAACCCCTCCTCGGTCCTGCCGCCTTCCTATGCCCACTGGCTTTCCCGCTACCACTTCGCCTGA
- a CDS encoding DJ-1/PfpI family protein has translation MKTVNPILAASALSLLSTLSTTAQNNSARELDIINQLSTQTAVSALPVTGFLNAPGNEKLKEFFLTPVKDATALKGKRIAVLVADGFEEIELTGPVWYFRALGAQVDIVAPKFVPPPAQYGLSVPEMAKTHVMAIQYLNPVGWIKVDRRADEIKVDEYDAAFIPGGAWNPDNLRHDKEVIRFLKNFNQSGKLIAAICHGPLVLASADLLKGKKLTGYWNIQSDLTNAGGTVLEEPVVVDGNIVTSRHPIDVAVFSIAVKDQLLAR, from the coding sequence ATGAAAACCGTGAATCCGATCCTCGCCGCCAGTGCTCTCAGCCTGCTCTCCACTCTCAGCACCACCGCCCAAAACAACAGCGCGCGGGAACTCGACATCATCAACCAGCTCTCCACCCAGACCGCGGTTTCCGCGCTGCCGGTGACCGGCTTCCTCAATGCACCCGGAAATGAGAAGCTGAAGGAGTTCTTCCTCACCCCGGTGAAGGACGCCACTGCCCTGAAAGGCAAACGCATCGCCGTCCTGGTCGCGGACGGCTTCGAGGAAATCGAGCTGACCGGGCCGGTCTGGTATTTCCGGGCGCTCGGCGCGCAGGTCGATATCGTGGCGCCGAAGTTCGTGCCGCCTCCGGCACAGTATGGGCTCAGCGTGCCGGAAATGGCGAAGACCCACGTGATGGCCATCCAGTATCTCAATCCCGTGGGCTGGATCAAAGTGGACCGCCGGGCCGATGAGATCAAGGTGGACGAATACGATGCCGCCTTCATCCCCGGCGGTGCCTGGAACCCGGACAACCTGCGCCATGACAAGGAAGTGATCCGCTTCCTCAAGAACTTCAACCAGTCCGGCAAACTGATCGCCGCCATCTGCCATGGACCGCTCGTGCTGGCCTCGGCCGACCTGCTGAAAGGCAAGAAGCTCACCGGCTACTGGAACATCCAGAGCGACCTCACGAATGCCGGCGGCACCGTGCTGGAGGAGCCCGTCGTCGTCGATGGCAACATCGTTACCAGCAGGCATCCCATCGACGTGGCCGTTTTCTCCATCGCGGTGAAGGACCAGTTGCTCGCCCGCTGA
- a CDS encoding LysR substrate-binding domain-containing protein, whose product MELRHLRTFQVVAEELNFSRAANRLHVAQSALSRTIADLESEMEVRLLDRNTHGVALTEAGGLFLARVRLILDDTRDAVTEAQRRARGETGTLRIGFIGTLSQSLLPRLLQTYRALYPSVDLVLSELGPTPQRERILSGHLDCGFIGFAVDSSEPGLETVVVAEDALMAAIPSNHPLAKQSAIRLADLKNEAFYLTAQANAPVFNPWLVKLCEEAGFEPRIARETDRAATVLNYVAAGFGVSLFPSRIAALATPGVCFVALKGRLPKYQYKLAWVPRSTNQALLKFVQLVRQQR is encoded by the coding sequence GTGGAACTCCGCCATCTCCGCACCTTCCAAGTCGTCGCCGAGGAACTTAATTTCAGTCGTGCCGCGAACCGGCTCCATGTCGCCCAGTCGGCGCTCAGCCGCACCATCGCGGACTTGGAATCGGAGATGGAGGTCCGGCTGTTAGATCGGAACACGCACGGCGTGGCCTTGACCGAGGCCGGAGGACTCTTCCTTGCTCGCGTTCGCCTGATCCTCGACGACACGCGGGATGCCGTGACCGAAGCGCAACGCCGGGCCCGTGGTGAGACGGGCACGCTGCGCATCGGCTTCATCGGCACGCTGAGCCAGTCGCTGCTGCCACGCCTGCTGCAAACCTACCGGGCGCTCTACCCGTCCGTGGACCTGGTCCTCAGCGAACTGGGACCCACGCCACAGCGCGAGAGGATTCTTTCCGGACATCTGGACTGCGGCTTCATTGGTTTCGCGGTGGATTCTTCCGAGCCCGGATTGGAGACCGTGGTCGTTGCCGAAGATGCCTTGATGGCTGCCATCCCTTCCAATCATCCGCTGGCGAAACAGTCTGCCATCCGCTTGGCTGACCTGAAGAACGAAGCGTTCTACCTCACTGCCCAAGCCAATGCGCCGGTGTTCAATCCGTGGCTCGTCAAGCTGTGTGAGGAGGCCGGCTTCGAGCCACGCATCGCCCGTGAAACGGACCGGGCGGCGACTGTCTTGAATTACGTGGCCGCGGGATTCGGGGTGTCCCTCTTTCCCTCCAGGATCGCTGCGTTGGCCACACCCGGCGTCTGCTTTGTGGCGTTGAAAGGACGATTGCCCAAGTATCAGTACAAACTCGCGTGGGTGCCTCGCAGCACCAACCAGGCGCTGCTCAAATTCGTGCAGCTCGTCCGGCAGCAGCGGTGA
- a CDS encoding DNA alkylation repair protein, whose product MKLDEVMAELKAAGNEKVKKLDVRDGAGDNQYGVKSGDIRVLAKKLKGQPEHATELWNTGNADAMLLAVLLMNPKQITPAELEKLVRSVTFTHLADWLDSYVVKVHPQKESLREEWMKSSHPMTLRAGWSLTARRVEKEPEGLDLTSLLDRIEAEMGGAQPAVQWTMNYCLAQIGIHFPEHRKRALAIGEKLGVFRDYPTSKGCTSPFAPIWINEMVRRQG is encoded by the coding sequence ATGAAGCTCGACGAGGTGATGGCGGAACTCAAGGCCGCGGGCAACGAGAAGGTGAAGAAACTGGATGTCCGTGACGGTGCCGGCGACAACCAGTACGGCGTCAAATCCGGCGACATCCGCGTGCTGGCGAAGAAGCTCAAGGGGCAGCCGGAGCATGCCACCGAACTTTGGAACACCGGCAACGCGGACGCGATGCTCCTGGCGGTACTGCTGATGAACCCCAAGCAGATCACCCCTGCCGAGCTGGAAAAGTTGGTGCGCTCGGTGACCTTCACCCATCTCGCCGACTGGCTCGATTCCTACGTGGTCAAAGTCCACCCGCAGAAAGAATCCCTGCGCGAGGAGTGGATGAAGTCCAGCCACCCGATGACCCTCCGCGCCGGCTGGAGCCTGACCGCCCGCCGCGTGGAGAAGGAGCCCGAAGGCCTCGACCTGACTTCGCTGTTAGATCGCATCGAGGCCGAGATGGGAGGAGCACAGCCCGCGGTGCAGTGGACGATGAACTACTGCCTCGCCCAGATCGGCATCCACTTCCCGGAACATCGGAAGCGCGCGCTCGCGATCGGCGAAAAGCTGGGAGTCTTCCGCGACTATCCCACTTCGAAGGGCTGCACCTCTCCCTTCGCCCCGATCTGGATCAACGAGATGGTCCGGAGGCAAGGCTGA
- a CDS encoding cation:proton antiporter gives MTLPWTDSLPLAAGGSGVTPFFGMLAMVLVLAVFVSLALVKLRQSLLVGYLLCGVLIANSGVLVLVGIGPEDPIIANLGELGVILLMFTLGLEFSLAEFRHLWRFALFGGGIQVALTGLLAGAVCRYAGLPWPETIVLAVAVALSSTAVAMKSFQELGQPNNPGARFSLGIALFQDLLVILFMLLLPAIYGRDSGSTVGQIAWAMGKGVLFLGAAILLGRYGNTALLHAVARTRSRELFTLTIIGTCAAVALAGEALELSLALGAFAAGLVLSESIYSHRIMVDILPFKDLFLTIFFVSVGLMIDLGALADQWMFVLLGTVVIVAVKGGIVFAVTKVLKLPLRPAILATASLASTGEFSLVLVKKAGGFRLFDPAVEQLLLACTAVTMALVPSLMRGAGPFGRWLESKGLKSSVRPAPDMAPTAAVRKIADHAIICGYGPVGQSLNEAMRRCDIPTLVMELNADTVRELKTAGQPVLFADAAHPEALDLAGIERARFVAFTFPAVSITLAALPLVREKNPGILIFARAKFQTEVEQLRDHDVQVIHDERESSIAMIENAMGAYQRADLSHDDVLAIVDGK, from the coding sequence ATGACTTTGCCTTGGACCGATTCCCTCCCTCTCGCCGCCGGTGGTTCCGGCGTGACGCCGTTCTTCGGCATGCTGGCGATGGTGCTGGTGCTGGCGGTCTTCGTCTCGCTGGCGCTGGTGAAGCTGCGCCAGAGCCTGCTGGTCGGCTATTTGCTCTGCGGCGTGTTGATTGCCAACAGCGGCGTGCTGGTGCTGGTCGGCATCGGCCCGGAGGATCCCATCATCGCAAATCTCGGCGAGCTGGGTGTGATCCTGTTGATGTTCACCCTCGGGCTGGAGTTCTCGCTCGCGGAGTTCCGCCATCTCTGGCGGTTCGCCCTTTTCGGCGGCGGGATTCAGGTGGCACTGACCGGTCTACTCGCCGGAGCGGTGTGCCGGTATGCAGGCCTGCCATGGCCGGAGACCATCGTGCTGGCGGTGGCCGTCGCCCTCAGCTCCACGGCGGTGGCGATGAAGTCCTTCCAGGAACTCGGCCAGCCAAACAACCCGGGAGCCCGCTTTTCGCTCGGCATCGCGCTCTTCCAGGACCTGCTGGTCATCCTCTTCATGCTGCTGCTCCCTGCCATCTACGGCAGGGATAGTGGATCGACGGTGGGACAGATCGCCTGGGCCATGGGAAAGGGCGTGCTGTTTCTCGGCGCCGCCATCCTGCTCGGCCGCTACGGCAATACGGCCCTCCTCCACGCCGTGGCGCGCACCCGCAGCCGCGAGCTTTTCACGCTGACCATCATCGGTACCTGCGCTGCGGTCGCCCTGGCAGGGGAGGCGCTGGAGCTCAGCCTGGCGCTCGGGGCCTTCGCCGCCGGCCTGGTGCTCAGCGAGTCGATCTACTCGCACCGCATCATGGTGGACATCCTGCCGTTCAAGGACCTCTTCCTCACGATCTTCTTCGTGTCGGTGGGGCTCATGATCGATCTCGGTGCCCTGGCCGACCAATGGATGTTCGTCCTGCTCGGGACCGTCGTCATCGTGGCCGTGAAAGGGGGCATCGTTTTCGCCGTGACCAAGGTCCTGAAGCTACCGCTGCGGCCCGCCATCCTGGCGACTGCCAGCTTGGCGAGCACGGGGGAATTCTCGCTGGTGCTGGTGAAAAAGGCAGGTGGCTTCCGCCTCTTCGATCCCGCCGTGGAGCAGCTCTTGCTAGCCTGCACCGCCGTGACCATGGCGCTCGTGCCGTCCCTGATGCGCGGCGCGGGTCCGTTCGGCCGCTGGCTTGAGAGCAAGGGCCTGAAATCCTCGGTGCGGCCCGCCCCCGACATGGCCCCGACCGCGGCGGTGCGGAAAATCGCCGATCACGCCATCATCTGCGGCTACGGCCCGGTCGGCCAGAGCCTGAATGAAGCGATGCGCCGCTGCGACATCCCCACGCTGGTGATGGAGCTGAATGCCGACACCGTCCGCGAACTCAAGACCGCCGGCCAGCCGGTGCTATTCGCCGACGCCGCGCATCCGGAAGCCCTCGATCTTGCCGGCATCGAGCGCGCCCGCTTCGTCGCCTTCACCTTTCCCGCCGTGTCCATCACCTTGGCGGCGCTGCCGCTGGTGCGGGAAAAGAATCCCGGCATCTTGATCTTCGCCCGCGCGAAGTTTCAAACGGAAGTGGAGCAGCTCCGCGATCACGACGTGCAGGTCATCCACGATGAGCGCGAGAGCTCCATCGCCATGATCGAGAACGCCATGGGAGCCTATCAGCGGGCGGACCTTTCGCACGATGACGTGCTGGCAATCGTCGACGGCAAGTAA
- a CDS encoding ATP-binding cassette domain-containing protein: protein MEARLIAVDPQGGHAEVVLPKEPVSVGGRPEDGVFLRIGVAASILRLRFDPSLSTWVVDVLEAPVPVRLNDEPLAERASAPLVNGDQLAFLGFQVGIRLISAEPVFNGRAASILPLPKSGALVFGRGEAPAGEAAGFVGLDADDQTISSKHFIIERQQGGHIIRDVSRFGTTLNGVSFSTAELVYGDRIKIGHYTFEFDGKALRWLDHPDAGMIEAERLTREAGGRKILNEVTLRVRPGEFVGILGGSGQGKSTLLNALCGIVPASSGAVRVSRQLLEDRSSIRDLGVGYVPQDDIVHRELTVNDALLLSGRLRLNLPVAQIRARIDRIIGQLGLEEHRAKRVYMLSGGQRKRVSIGIELLSNPSVLFLDEPSSGLDPATEENLMVLLQKLALSGITVVCTTHVLQKAYLFDRLLFIQDGRLVFSGDSDEARTHFLGGGQAGSQLEAPLEKIYSILADRSIPAEAREQAYLASPFAPPPAMAAAPPAAATRRGRGKGVRDDRRVPAPRALATLLKRQWKIVVADPLNLAFLLAQAVVIAILIAWASDDIGMRMFLMVVASMWFGCSNAAQQIVGEIMIFRRERVCGLGLATYYGSKLLFLGALTALQTLLLFGCAHLMARHWHPEEFNRPEFERQLNERYTAVAGQEEPVMAAADDDFIAKGDEDFGLVEEQSAQSSTTPAAPAPPPPPSPPKPGTVERLASIGDWFHLGGNLTESGPRDLLLENGERARDPAGKLLSFAGLPIDRVLTVTLLLRAGGLLSAGLIGVILGLTVSTLVRSATQAVMWVPLLLIPQILFGGFVIPYPEMSGSARAFSRGVPSFACQRLIDVSHVYGRAMPFLSNRTKTPVFLTTDGSKETIEWERAGKPLSQDYDRISPFNRSWQNLLVVPDDRGRHKQESVRVTGTFTTIPRDSVKSRQDVRYLKGTVFRNLQPAWAALGCLGAWVAVCATVTLSGLVIKQTGG, encoded by the coding sequence ATGGAAGCACGCTTGATCGCGGTCGATCCGCAGGGGGGGCATGCCGAGGTGGTTCTTCCCAAGGAGCCCGTCAGCGTGGGCGGGCGGCCCGAAGATGGAGTGTTCCTCCGCATCGGCGTGGCGGCGTCGATTCTCCGCCTCCGTTTCGATCCTTCGCTTTCCACGTGGGTGGTGGATGTGCTGGAGGCACCAGTGCCGGTGCGGCTCAATGACGAGCCCCTTGCAGAGCGGGCGTCAGCCCCCTTGGTAAACGGGGATCAACTCGCCTTCCTGGGCTTCCAAGTCGGGATCCGGCTGATTTCCGCGGAGCCGGTGTTCAATGGCCGCGCGGCATCGATACTTCCGCTGCCGAAGAGCGGCGCATTGGTTTTCGGCCGAGGTGAGGCCCCGGCCGGAGAAGCCGCCGGGTTCGTCGGCTTGGATGCGGATGACCAGACGATTTCCTCCAAGCACTTCATCATCGAGCGGCAGCAGGGAGGGCATATCATCCGGGATGTCAGCCGCTTCGGCACCACGCTCAACGGCGTGTCATTCTCCACGGCGGAACTGGTCTATGGCGACCGGATCAAGATCGGCCACTACACCTTCGAGTTCGATGGCAAGGCGTTGCGGTGGCTGGATCATCCGGACGCAGGCATGATCGAAGCCGAGCGCCTGACGCGCGAGGCGGGTGGCAGGAAGATCCTCAATGAAGTGACCTTGCGGGTTCGCCCGGGTGAGTTCGTTGGGATCCTCGGTGGCTCCGGCCAAGGCAAATCCACGTTGCTCAATGCCTTGTGCGGCATCGTGCCGGCGAGCAGCGGAGCGGTGCGCGTCAGCCGGCAATTGCTGGAAGATCGCTCGAGCATCCGCGATCTCGGGGTCGGATACGTTCCCCAGGACGACATCGTCCATCGCGAACTCACGGTGAATGACGCCCTGCTGCTCAGCGGACGCTTGCGCCTGAATCTGCCGGTGGCCCAGATCCGAGCCCGGATCGACCGCATCATCGGGCAACTGGGCCTGGAAGAGCACCGGGCCAAGCGCGTGTACATGCTTTCCGGGGGGCAGCGGAAGCGGGTCAGCATCGGCATCGAGTTGCTGTCAAATCCCTCCGTGCTGTTCCTGGACGAGCCGTCGTCCGGTCTGGATCCGGCCACTGAGGAGAACCTGATGGTGCTGCTCCAGAAGCTCGCTCTCAGCGGGATCACGGTGGTGTGCACCACTCACGTGCTGCAGAAGGCCTATCTCTTCGACCGCCTGCTTTTCATTCAGGATGGCCGGCTGGTTTTCTCCGGCGACAGTGACGAGGCCCGCACTCACTTTCTTGGCGGTGGCCAAGCCGGCAGCCAATTGGAGGCTCCGCTGGAAAAGATCTACTCGATCCTGGCGGATCGCTCGATACCGGCCGAGGCGCGCGAGCAGGCCTACCTCGCCTCACCGTTCGCCCCGCCGCCTGCGATGGCCGCGGCACCACCCGCGGCGGCGACCCGCAGGGGGCGTGGGAAGGGAGTCCGGGATGACCGCCGCGTGCCGGCGCCTCGCGCCCTCGCCACCCTGCTAAAGCGCCAGTGGAAGATCGTGGTCGCGGATCCGCTGAACCTCGCATTCCTCCTCGCACAGGCCGTGGTCATTGCGATCCTCATCGCTTGGGCCAGCGATGACATCGGGATGCGAATGTTCCTGATGGTCGTCGCCTCGATGTGGTTCGGCTGTAGCAATGCGGCGCAGCAGATTGTCGGTGAGATCATGATTTTCCGCCGCGAGCGCGTCTGCGGATTGGGGCTGGCGACTTACTATGGGAGCAAGCTGTTGTTCCTCGGCGCGCTCACCGCGTTGCAGACCCTTCTTCTCTTCGGGTGCGCCCATCTCATGGCGCGCCACTGGCATCCCGAGGAATTCAACCGGCCGGAATTCGAACGCCAGTTGAACGAGCGCTACACGGCAGTTGCCGGGCAGGAGGAGCCGGTTATGGCCGCGGCGGACGACGATTTCATCGCGAAGGGCGACGAGGACTTCGGACTCGTGGAAGAGCAGTCCGCACAGTCTTCCACGACGCCGGCGGCACCCGCCCCTCCGCCGCCCCCGTCACCGCCCAAGCCGGGTACCGTGGAGCGTCTGGCATCGATCGGTGACTGGTTCCATCTCGGCGGGAACCTCACCGAGAGCGGGCCGCGGGACCTTCTGTTAGAAAATGGTGAGCGTGCACGCGACCCGGCCGGCAAGCTGCTTTCCTTTGCCGGGCTGCCGATCGACCGGGTGCTCACCGTCACCTTATTGTTGCGGGCGGGCGGTCTTCTGTCCGCAGGGTTGATCGGGGTGATTCTCGGGCTGACCGTTTCCACATTGGTGCGGAGTGCGACGCAGGCGGTCATGTGGGTGCCGCTGCTGCTGATCCCTCAGATCCTGTTCGGGGGCTTTGTCATTCCCTATCCGGAGATGAGCGGTTCGGCCCGGGCCTTCTCGCGTGGCGTTCCCAGCTTCGCCTGCCAACGGTTGATCGATGTCTCCCACGTCTATGGGCGGGCGATGCCGTTCCTCTCGAACCGGACCAAGACGCCGGTCTTCCTTACCACGGACGGCAGCAAGGAAACGATCGAGTGGGAGCGCGCAGGCAAGCCACTGAGCCAGGACTACGACCGGATCTCGCCCTTCAACCGCTCTTGGCAGAATCTGCTGGTGGTGCCGGATGATCGTGGCCGGCACAAGCAGGAGAGCGTGCGGGTGACGGGCACCTTCACCACCATCCCGCGCGACTCGGTGAAATCCCGCCAGGACGTGCGCTATCTCAAGGGCACGGTTTTCCGGAATCTCCAGCCGGCATGGGCGGCGCTGGGCTGCCTGGGGGCGTGGGTGGCGGTGTGCGCCACGGTCACCCTTTCCGGACTCGTCATCAAACAGACTGGAGGATAA